One Pseudomonas entomophila genomic window carries:
- a CDS encoding PLP-dependent aminotransferase family protein, with the protein MTNLLLYQRIAQQLADDIRRGVYQPGERVPSVRKMSAQLNVSHATVLQAYANLEDQGLIRARPQSGYYVHQTPALTAQTPDIARVERPGLVTRASIIQQVLVEARRDGVFPFGAAVPHVDYLPVRALHQQLAKVTRFHSPRAFSYMFSPGFEPLRRQIAIRMRDAGVLVDPREVVVTHGCVDALQMSLRVLTRPGDLIAAESPTYYGLLQLADLLGLKVIEIPSDPSTGISLEALQLAANQWSIKALVLTARLSNPLGGTIPEERQKQLLRLASDFDIQIVEDDIYGELMFEQGRTKALKAFDRLDRVIYCSSFSKTLSPGVRVGWMIAGRYQDEIQRLQTFTTHSACSVTQMGVAAYLENGGYDRHLRFIRQEYRKNLSAYQLAVQQHFPEGTQMTRPTGGFILWVSLPGRVNTQELHVRALEQGISIAPGLIFSNTEQFNHCIRLNCGFPWNKEAERAVVALGLLASQLCRESTASLL; encoded by the coding sequence ATGACCAACCTGCTGCTGTACCAGCGCATTGCCCAGCAACTGGCCGATGATATCCGGCGTGGTGTCTACCAGCCCGGCGAGCGCGTGCCCTCGGTGCGCAAGATGAGCGCGCAGCTGAATGTCAGCCATGCCACTGTGCTGCAGGCTTATGCCAACCTCGAGGACCAGGGCCTGATCCGGGCGCGGCCGCAGTCGGGCTACTACGTGCACCAGACCCCGGCGTTGACTGCCCAGACTCCGGATATCGCCCGGGTCGAACGCCCGGGGCTGGTCACACGCGCCAGCATCATCCAGCAGGTTCTGGTCGAGGCGCGTCGTGATGGCGTGTTTCCCTTCGGTGCGGCGGTTCCCCATGTGGACTACCTGCCGGTGCGCGCCCTGCACCAGCAATTGGCCAAAGTCACCCGGTTTCATAGTCCGCGTGCTTTCAGCTACATGTTCAGCCCAGGTTTCGAACCATTGCGTCGGCAGATCGCGATACGCATGCGCGACGCCGGTGTGTTGGTCGACCCGCGTGAAGTGGTGGTCACTCACGGCTGTGTCGATGCCTTGCAGATGTCGTTGCGAGTGCTGACCCGACCAGGTGATCTGATCGCTGCGGAATCACCAACCTACTATGGGCTGTTGCAGCTTGCCGACCTGCTGGGATTGAAGGTCATCGAGATCCCAAGCGACCCATCCACGGGTATCAGCCTCGAGGCTTTGCAACTGGCGGCCAACCAATGGTCGATCAAGGCATTGGTCCTGACCGCTCGCCTCAGTAATCCTCTGGGTGGCACCATTCCGGAAGAGCGTCAGAAGCAACTGCTGCGCCTGGCGTCAGACTTCGATATCCAGATCGTCGAAGACGATATCTATGGCGAGTTGATGTTCGAGCAAGGGCGCACCAAGGCCCTCAAGGCGTTCGATCGCCTGGACCGGGTGATCTACTGTTCGAGTTTTTCCAAGACCCTTTCACCGGGTGTGCGGGTTGGCTGGATGATTGCTGGGCGATACCAGGACGAAATTCAGCGCTTGCAGACCTTCACTACGCATTCGGCGTGCAGCGTGACCCAGATGGGCGTGGCGGCGTATCTGGAGAACGGTGGCTATGATCGCCACCTGCGTTTCATTCGCCAGGAATACCGCAAGAACCTGAGTGCCTACCAGTTGGCTGTGCAGCAGCACTTCCCGGAAGGTACGCAGATGACTCGACCAACAGGTGGTTTCATTCTCTGGGTGAGTCTGCCTGGGCGGGTCAATACGCAAGAACTGCATGTTCGAGCGCTGGAGCAGGGAATCAGCATTGCGCCAGGCCTGATCTTCAGCAACACCGAGCAGTTCAATCACTGTATTCGTCTCAATTGCGGCTTCCCGTGGAACAAAGAGGCCGAGCGTGCGGTGGTTGCATTGGGGTTGCTGGCCAGTCAATTGTGCAGGGAGTCAACGGCCTCACTTTTGTAG